The window GAGCAGATTCGTTGTCGTCCCAGAAATCCGGTGCCGACATCTTCACCTCAAAGTTCTCGATCATTTCATTTTTGAGATCTAAGTCAAAGAGACCCCCTAAGGTTTGATAGTTTCTGCGCCATCTCGCGCAGATCGTGCTTTACATTCGGTTCGATCATGGAATAGTCACCTCATTTAAAATTTAAAACGCTACTTACATTATACATACCCTGACAGCATCATGGTGCTTCAATCGTACGTTACCGATAATCCGAGAAAAGACACCCACGATAACAGTGAGTGTCTCTCTGCTCTATCCATATGCCACATGGATACCATGCGGGCATGATTTAAGGCTTGTTTTATTTGCGTCTGCGGCGGCGTTCTTCACGGGAAGGACGTTTCTCCGCTGTTTCGGAGCTGTTCGTGCTGACTTTGCTTGTGTCTACAACAGCCTGACGCTCTTGCTGGCTTTGACTTTGAATTTGCGCTCTCATCACATAACCAGCAACTTCTTCCTGAATGTCAGCGACCATCTGATTGAACATTTCAAAGCCTTCGAATTGGTACTCACGCAGTGGATCGGTACCACCGTAAGCGCGCAAGTGGATACCTTGACGCAGTTGTTCCATCGCATCGATGTGATCCATCCATTTGCGGTCAACCGCACGCAGAACAACCACTTTCTCGAATTCGCGAATGGTTTCTTCGCCAATTTCTTTTTCGCGTTGCAGATAGTACAGCTCTACACGCTCGAACAGATAGTTAACCATCTCTTCTTTTTCTTTCTCTTCCAGTTCTTCCTTGGTCACATGAGTTGTTTCTACGAGGAAGTTATTGTTCACGTAGTTCGCAACTTCTTCCAGTTCCCAGTTCTCTGGAATGTCATCGTTACAGTGAACCTCAACAACGCGCTCTACACAAGGCTTGATCATTTGCAGCACGACTTCACGAATGTTGTCGGACTCCAGCACTTCACGGCGCTGTTTGTAAATGATCTCACGCTGTTTATTCATTACATCGTCATATTGCAGGACGATTTTACGCATATCAAAGTTACTACCTTCAACGCGACGCTGTGCAGATTCCACAGCACGTGTAATCATGCGGCTCTCAATCGGCTGATCTTCCTCAAAGCCAAGCTTCTCCATCATGTTCATCACGTTGTCCGCGCCAAAGCGCTTCATCAGCTCATCGCCGAGGGACAGATAGAACTGAGTCGAACCTGGGTCACCCTGACGACCAGCACGACCACGCAGCTGGTTATCAATCCGGCGAGATTCGTGACGCTCCGTACCGATAATGTGCAGACCGCCCACTTCAGCTACGCCTTCACCCAGAATAATATCGGTACCGCGACCCGCCATGTTGGTCGCAATCGTTACCGTTCCCGGTTGACCGGCACGTGCAATGATTTCTGCTTCCTCTGCATGGTATTTCGCGTTCAGTACTTGGTGCTTGATGCCTTTGCGTTTCAGCATTTCCGACAGCAGCTCGGAGTTTTCAATCGATACCGTACCGACCAGCACCGGCTGGTTTTTGGCATGGCGTTCTACGATTTCTTCAACAACCGCACGGAACTTGCTTTGTACGCTCTTATACACAACGTCTGGAGAATCCTGACGTTGGTTGATACGGTTTGTTGGAATTTGTAGTACTTCCAGACCGTAGATTTTTTTGAATTCTTCTTCCTCTGTTTTGGCTGTACCGGTCATACCGGCAAGCTTACGGTACATACGGAAGTAGTTCTGGAACGTAATCGTTGCCAGCGTCATACTTTCGTTTTGTACTTTGAGGTTTTCTTTTGCTTCAATCGCTTGGTGCAAACCATCGCTGTAACGACGACCTGCCATCAGACGACCAGTAAATTCATCAACGATCAATACTTCACCTTCGGACTCGACATAGTCGACGTCACGGTGCATAATCACATTCGCTTTCAGCGCCTGTACCACGTGATGGTTGATCGTTACGTTTTTGTTGTCATACAGGTTTTCGACGCCGAAGAAGTTCTCGGCTTTTTCTACCCCTGCTTCTGTCAGTGCTACGGATTTTACCTTGATGTCTACAGTGTAGTCATCTTCCGCTTTTAGACTTTTCACAAAACGATCCGCTGCAAAATACAGCTCAGTCGATTTTTGTGCTTGACCCGAGATGATCAGCGGCGTACGTGCTTCGTCGATCAGAATCGAGTCGATCTCATCAATGATACAGAAGTGCAGCGGACGCTGTACCATCTGCTCTTTGTACAGAACCATGTTGTCACGCAGGTAGTCAAAACCGAATTCGTTATTCGTACCGTACGTAATATCGCAAGCGTAAGCTGCTTGTTTTTCCTCATGCTTCATGCCGCTCAGGTTGATACCGACCGTCATGCCGAGGTAGTTGTAGATACGACCCATTTGCAGACTATCACGCTGTGCCAAATAGTCATTGACAGTTACGACGTGCGCACCTTTGGCTTCCAGTGCATTCAGGTATACTGGCAACGTACCTACCAGCGTTTTACCTTCACCAGTTTTCATCTCGGCGATTCTGCCTTCGTGCAGAGCGATACCGCCGATCAGCTGAACGTCAAAATGACGCATGCCCAGCTGGCGTTTGGATGCTTCGCGAACCGTTGCGAAAGCTTCCGGCAGCAGCTGCTCAAGCGT of the Paenibacillus sp. JQZ6Y-1 genome contains:
- the secA gene encoding preprotein translocase subunit SecA; amino-acid sequence: MLGLVKKIFGDSNDRDVKRIMKTVDIINNMEAEFEALSHEELQGKTAEFRERLEKGETLEQLLPEAFATVREASKRQLGMRHFDVQLIGGIALHEGRIAEMKTGEGKTLVGTLPVYLNALEAKGAHVVTVNDYLAQRDSLQMGRIYNYLGMTVGINLSGMKHEEKQAAYACDITYGTNNEFGFDYLRDNMVLYKEQMVQRPLHFCIIDEIDSILIDEARTPLIISGQAQKSTELYFAADRFVKSLKAEDDYTVDIKVKSVALTEAGVEKAENFFGVENLYDNKNVTINHHVVQALKANVIMHRDVDYVESEGEVLIVDEFTGRLMAGRRYSDGLHQAIEAKENLKVQNESMTLATITFQNYFRMYRKLAGMTGTAKTEEEEFKKIYGLEVLQIPTNRINQRQDSPDVVYKSVQSKFRAVVEEIVERHAKNQPVLVGTVSIENSELLSEMLKRKGIKHQVLNAKYHAEEAEIIARAGQPGTVTIATNMAGRGTDIILGEGVAEVGGLHIIGTERHESRRIDNQLRGRAGRQGDPGSTQFYLSLGDELMKRFGADNVMNMMEKLGFEEDQPIESRMITRAVESAQRRVEGSNFDMRKIVLQYDDVMNKQREIIYKQRREVLESDNIREVVLQMIKPCVERVVEVHCNDDIPENWELEEVANYVNNNFLVETTHVTKEELEEKEKEEMVNYLFERVELYYLQREKEIGEETIREFEKVVVLRAVDRKWMDHIDAMEQLRQGIHLRAYGGTDPLREYQFEGFEMFNQMVADIQEEVAGYVMRAQIQSQSQQERQAVVDTSKVSTNSSETAEKRPSREERRRRRK